tgtctcgtggatttgaaccaccaaccttcaggtcagcagttcaaccggcacaagggtttaacccattgcgccagtcCGGCTAATATAATACAATTGCATCAGCACAGTGGGAGTAATAATGAAcacaaggagcccctggtagcgcagtgggttaaacccctgtgccagcaggactgaagactgacaggtcgcaggtttgaatccaggaagaggcGGATGGgctacctctatcagctccagctcctcatgcgaccTGTCAGTCTATGTATCAATGTGTTAAGTTGTTCACTAACTCAATCAATTATAACACTGAATTACACAATgcatacattacatacaataaGATTATTATTGTCTCAACACCATGGGCAAAATCTATCTAAACATCAATTGTTCAATCAAGAAAAAcatctataacaaacattaagcaGTAAGTTCTCATTCGCAACATGCTGTGAGTTCTCAACCAGAAGTCAGTCCAGAATTTATAATCAACTATTCAGGATACAACAAAGTCCAGAAAAGGGTGACAGGTACATGGCTGGAGCCCCAAATTCTAACCGAGGGGCAACAGAGCCAAGACGGGAGACGAGGGTATGAAGAGATGACCTTCTCTGCTACCAAAGAGCTCTTCTTGttcagaacccttttctccagagaTCTCAGCTGCTGCTCCTTTCAGCAAACCTCCACAGATCACCCTAGAAGCTTGTGATGGCTTTCTTATGGAGGAGGCGAGGGGAACCCCTTCGGCGCTTGCTGCAATGCAGAGAAAAATCCCCTTCTGAGTGAGACTTGCTCCCAGTAGCCGTCGACCAAGGCCACACAAACTAGTCcatggtagagagagagagagagagagagagagagagagagggagaaccaGGTGCcggccttcctctttccttccaatattttttgaaagAGAGCTCAGAAACTGAAAGGCAGGTCTCCTCTAGCGGCGCATGAGTTCCGTGATGTTTATTGTATGCTGAACATCCTctaaagctcttcccacattccgtgcatttatatggcttctctatGATGTGGCCCCTTTGAAAGCAATGTAGATAGATTTGGAAGGAATCGAGATAGTTACTCTGCCTGAAACTTTCTCCACATTCTATGCACTTCTATGGCTTCTGTACTGTGTGAGTCATTTGGTGGGAACGAAGATTGCCactgtgagtgaagctctttccacattccatacatttatatggcttctcccctgtgtgcttcctttgatgggaccgtagatggccactctcactgaagctttctccacattccatacatttatatggcttctcccctgtgtggatcctttgatgggaacgtagagtgcaactgtgactgaagctctttccacattccatacatttatatggcttctcccctgtgtggatcctttgatgggaacgtagatggCCACTGCAACTgaaactttctccacattccatacatttatgtggcttctcccctgtgtggatcctttgatgggaccgtagaGTGTCattccgactgaagctctttccacattccttacatttatatggcttctcccctgtgtggatcctttgatgggaacgtagagtgccactctcactgaagctctttccacattccttacatttatatggcttcgccccggtgtggatcctttgatgggaacgtagagtgccactctcactgaagctctttccacattccatacatttatatggcttctcccctgtgtggatcctttgatgggaccgtagatggccactctgactgaagctttctccacattccacacattgatatggcttctcccctgtgtggatcctttgatgggaccgtagaTGGCCACtcagactgaagctttctccacattccatacatttatatggcttctcccctgtgtggatccgttGATGGCGACGTAGATTGCCACtcagactgaagctttctccacattccatgcatttatatggcttctcccctgtgtgcttcctttgatgggaacgcagactATCTCcacgactgaagctttctccacattccatgcattgatatggcttctcccctgtgtgggtccggTCATGTACAGTAAGGAAACAATTCTTTTCAAATTGTTTTCCACACTCCATACACTGATGTAACTTCTCCCCTGTGTCTGATCTAGGATAGGGAGGTAGAGGGCTTGCCATTCTTTCACATTTACAATTCAAATATGATGCCAGGGGTTCACAGATATAACCTCCTGAACAGCAGTTTTTGTACTGCTGTAATCTTCTGCTTGCTTTCCCAAGCCTCTCTTTTTACAGCAAAATCTTATTTCCCCCCTTTAAGTGCACAGGGATGTAGTCTCAAAAATATTTCTCTAGTACTTATTTTCCTTGTTGTCATTGCTGTGTATATTGAAGTCCCTTTGAACTGACAGCACTCCTCAGGCCAAGCTCTCACAAGGTGTTCTTCGCAGAACTTGTTCCGAAGTTACCTGCCAGAGAAATGAGAGGGAAATCTCTTCAGGAGTTAAATAGGGAAGAGGAAGTCTAGTGCTGTAGCAAaccaagaggaagagggaaggtgcCCAGTGCCAGGTGACAAATACTTTGACACTTGCCCAACTACAAACAATCCTTCCTCAGGTACAAAGGGGACTGGGCCCCAAGAGTCTCCGTGTGCGATTTCTTACGCTGCCAGGTGTTCAAGGAGGGGCCTTTATAATTCTCAGCCAGGGAGGTCCTTGGCTTCTCTTAACTACAAACTCTAGAATCCTGCAGGAAACAGACACAGGATTTCAAAGGGGAAGCAGGCTCTTCTCCTCCTTGGAAGGCCAGGGATTCTTCCTCCGTGTGGTTTTTTGGGCCTTCTCCTTTTGAGTCCACCCTCCCCTCCTGTCTTTGCAGGCCCCTCCACCCTCCTCTTCCTGCCTCCCGAAGGCACTGACATCCTTCCCGCCCTTCCTTTGCTCATGAATGGGTAGCGGTGGATGTGTTGCCGCCACCCCAGGCTTCACGTGTTACCTCCAGCTCCACAGTGTTGTGTGTCTGCTTTGTAAAatgtgtttcttaaaaacatgagCATGCGTTCCCGAAACACAATTGTTTAGGTTTTACTATTTTTCATTTTATGAGTTGTAATTGATTTTAAAAGGAAGGCATGATAATGCAGACCTGGAGACTGGAATTGCATCAACCTCTGCACCAGGTGGACTTTGGAGAGGAGGGCATCCCATCatggggagagggaagaagagaaggccctcCTGGCTTCCACTGGTGCTCATATTTATACAGATTTCATGTCCATGGAACATTGCTTTTAGCTGCACCCTCATTTTTTATACATCCTTTTCTTAAAAAGTGAgcgagggaaaaagaaaaataggggGGAAGTTAGGTGACCTCCGGTCTCTTCCAATCTTGTCACAAAGAAAGCTAAAATCATACGCTTCACCCTCTAGACCTCTCTGTATGAacgcggtatataaatacagcaaataaataaataaggaagtgaggaaggaagggacaaagggaggaatgaagtaaggaagcagggggagagaaaaaagggagggagggggagaagggaagaaagggaggaaggaaggaagagcggaaggaagggatgaaggggggagtgaagtaaggaaggagggagagaagaaaaaagggagggagggggagaagggaagaaagggaggaaggaagggagcaaggaaggaagagcggaaggaagagaggaaggaagggatgaaggggggaatgaagtaaggaaggagggagagaaggaagaaagggaggaggagggagaagggaagaaagggaggaaggaagggagcaaggaaggaagagcggaaggaagagaggaaggaagggatgaaggggggaatgaagtaaggaaggagggagagaaggaagaaagggagggaggcgtCTTGTAAACAGGTCTTGgcagtaggcgactccctccttagaggaacggaagccatcatttccagaccagatgggatggctcgagaaatatgctgcttaCCAGGGGGAAAAATACACcacatcactcagaggctcaccaggctcctcaagccccatcaccgtcctcccctcatgttgattcatgtaggaaccaatgatactgctaggcatacgtttcaaaagatcataaatgattttcaagctctcggaacaaagctaaaacaatgtaatgtacaggtggccttttcatcatccctcctccctgttgtaagacacggacccacaagggccagaaaaatagtacaggtcaataactggcttagaaaatggtgtcaggaggaacgctttggcttccttgaccatggcctgcttttccaggaggatggccaactggcaagggatggggtgcatctcacacaagtaggaaaacacctttttgctcacagactcgcaaaacTCATTAGgggcactttaaactaggtccaccgggggagggggacaacagccttgcgaacactactttacccacaatgccaggcaaccgccagaaggctaaacggagggctgcacaaacacaacgaggaccaagtaccaaaagcacaattatcccaattaaacagctgaGGGGAGATCTCAGGGACTCACATGTCTACACTAATggacagagcatgggaaataaacaagagaaactccaacttttagcacaacaccacaaatatgatatcataggcatcactgaaaccttgCAGTCCCACACAAAATACCCATCAATCGCTGGAAGCATTTCACAGCTCAGCAGCCAAAATCAGCAATAAACAGCTTTCATTGTAGTCGTAAAGACAATTACACTATATACAAAGTAAGCCCATAGATCTTGTCACTGCTCCGGTAAATCAGCAGCCtcagctagcagttcaaaactgaAGTCCATTCCGTTGCGCAGGCTTCTTCATAATAATGGCGCTTGTTATCAGTAAAGCACGCCCAGTAAATTCCTGAGTGATGACACAAGGCCCGTCCACATCAGAGGAAGCAGGAAACACTTGCAAAGCCCCTTCTAGGAAACTGGCCACTTCTTCTGTAGTCTCAACTCAATCCTCACTGGAGAGTCCTCCATACGTTCACATTACTGGCTCCAAACATACCATTTAAATTTCCCATCATTCACATTTTACTGACAGATCACACCTCACTCTGAAACTCCAGATAATGCTCAAAAGTGTGACAGACCGAGGAggctgttccacccgccatgctctgctccatggatgGACAGAagtggtgtattcggagagtgtcagatatgctctgggaaagcatgattctggacactttggggcttctttctcaagaggaagaaggaaggcgcTTTTGGAGTCTGTGATTtagtgcagggagtcaggttctgctgtatggaaaacagagatctggtccttggcagtGTTCTTAGGCATTGTCCAATGTAGTTGCACAGAATCTGTATGTCTCAATGTTTGTCTGTAATCTGatctaccttctcacactgggaattgcaataaaaagaacctatgctttgaagtcattgaaaagtcattcatgacagatgaagggaggaatgaagtaaggaaggagagaggaaagaaggggaggagggaagggagtaaggaaggaagagcagaaggaagagaggaaggaagggatgaagggaggaatgacgTAAGGAAAGGGGCGAGGAAGGacgaaatggagggagggagagaagggaatacagggatgaaggaagggagcaaggaaggaagagaggaaggaagggatgaatgaaaaaagcatgaatggaagaatgaaggaaggaagaaaagggagggtgggagtaaggaaggatgagtagtaggaaggaaggaaggatgatgggaggaatgaagtaaggaaggagggagagaagaaagaaagggagggagggggagaagggaagaaagggagggaggaaggaagagtggaaggaagagaggaaggaagggatgaagggaggaatgaaatgaatggaagaatgaaggaaggaaggagagaaggaagaaaagggagggagtaaggaaggatgagtggaaggaaggatgaagggagtAATGTATACTCAGTAAcatatactttcacccctgcatacagacaacaacatcaaacacacaccaggaggaGGTCaatagcaacctccagatggaacaaacacaaaaacttcccgtctcatgcacaagctgtggcatgttcaaccttttcacactacaattactcaattacatctgccccaagtgtaaacagatcactcgcatggaacacaggatccgacaactcgaggaccgtattaagacccttaaggacattcaggaacttgagctgttcttagacaccacgcaccacactgtcctagacacgcagcccatatcacaccaacattacggggaggctcaacagaacagcacctcagatgtggacaaccctcaggcttggagaaatgtcacccttagaaggacacataggacccggaagcctcctcagaatacttccgctcagctgcagttacacaatagattccaaattctcacacaactagcacctgaccaagaaacacaacatatcggggaagaccagaatggcttagatactgatcagtggctcatccttgatcagtgtgcaggggatagccctgactgggacaacacttcacaacattcacacttgcacaatcgtgcaggtgtaccatccccaaccatagaccaggtgcaacaggaacacatacaggagaaccataggctcttggacgaatctcaatggattgtccttgacgaatgcaccggggatgtcgaggaggaggacaacactattcacctacacaattcacacaaacaggatcacttttctggagacctacacactacattgcacaaaaggggccctgtcattcccgaaagtaaacaggtcttggtagtaggcgactccctccttagaggaacggaagctgtcatttccagaccagatgggatggctcgagaaatatgctgcctaccggaggcaaaaatacaccatatcactcagaggctcaccaggctcctcaagccctatcaccgtcctcccctcatgttgattcatgtaggaaccaatgatactgcaaggcatacgtttcaaaagatcacaaatgattttcgagctctaggagcaaagctaaaagaatgtaatgtacaggtggtcttttcatccctcctccctgttgtaagacacggacccacaagagccagaaaaatagtacaggtcaatgactggcttagaaaatggtgtcaggaggaacgctttggcttcctcgaccatggcctgctattccaggaggatggcctactggcaagggatggggtgcatctcacacaagtaggaaaacacctttttgctcacagactcgcaaatctcattaggcgcactttaaactaggtctatcgggggagggggacaacagccttgcgagcactactttacccataatgtcagggaaccgccagaaggctaaacggagggctgcacaaacacaacgaggaccaagtaccaaaagcactatAATCCCAACTCTTAGCACaccaccacaaatatgatatcataggcatcactgaaacctggtgggatgactcctatcgctggaatgtagacatcgagggctataacctctttcacagaaaccgaacaaaggggagaggaagcggagtagccttatatgtcaaaaactcttatgctgcagaagagatgcaggacagcaatccgggaaaccagcttgaaagcatctggataagaatcaagggaactgggactcaaaaagatcttgttgtaggcgtctactacagacctccaagccaggaggaagaactagatgaagtcttctgccaacagttgaccaaacaggcacagagaagagatgtagtagtcatgggcgatttcaactatcccgatatttgctggaaaacaaactcggccaagagtacaaggtccaacaaattcctcgcttgccttgcagacaatttcatggtccagaaggtaaaagaggcaacaagggggttggctactcttgatctcatcctaacaaatgcggaggacctgatcgatgcggttgaagtggtcagatccttaggggcaagtgaccatgtgctcctgcaatttgaggtacaaaggaaggccaaaactaagacaagtcaaacccgcattttggactttagaagagctgatttccaaaaaatgaaggaaacgctgagcagcattccgtggacacagatactaaaagataagggagttacggatggatggggatttctcaagagtgaaatactcaaggcacaattgcaaactgtgccaacaaagagaaaaaataggacaagtgcaaagaagccagaatggatgtccaaagaacttctaactgtacta
This genomic interval from Anolis sagrei isolate rAnoSag1 chromosome 2, rAnoSag1.mat, whole genome shotgun sequence contains the following:
- the LOC132766383 gene encoding zinc finger protein ZFP2-like; its protein translation is MASPLPPYPRSDTGEKLHQCMECGKQFEKNCFLTVHDRTHTGEKPYQCMECGESFSRGDSLRSHQRKHTGEKPYKCMECGESFSLSGNLRRHQRIHTGEKPYKCMECGESFSLSGHLRSHQRIHTGEKPYQCVECGESFSQSGHLRSHQRIHTGEKPYKCMECGKSFSESGTLRSHQRIHTGAKPYKCKECGKSFSESGTLRSHQRIHTGEKPYKCKECGKSFSRNDTLRSHQRIHTGEKPHKCMECGESFSCSGHLRSHQRIHTGEKPYKCMECGKSFSHSCTLRSHQRIHTGEKPYKCMECGESFSESGHLRSHQRKHTGEKPYKCMECGKSFTHSGNLRSHQMTHTVQKP